A genomic window from Brassica oleracea var. oleracea cultivar TO1000 chromosome C8, BOL, whole genome shotgun sequence includes:
- the LOC106311138 gene encoding uncharacterized protein LOC106311138: MVIAKNRTEHYVALVLVLINMVGSVLLATEGRPVKYGSTALTQLRVSPVYNGSVMSKLKPVESSVQDVSWLATVKQSGPSPGVGHHRAKGYKTFGRVRDDSGPSPGVGH; the protein is encoded by the coding sequence ATGGTGATTGCTAAGAACCGCACAGAGCACTACGTAGCATTGGTCCTTGTTCTGATAAATATGGTGGGATCAGTGTTACTAGCCACTGAAGGACGACCGGTCAAGTATGGTTCGACAGCTTTGACCCAGTTAAGAGTTTCACCTGTGTACAATGGAAGCGTAATGTCTAAGCTTAAACCAGTTGAGTCATCTGTACAAGATGTTTCTTGGCTAGCCACGGTGAAGCAGTCCGGACCAAGCCCAGGGGTTGGTCATCATCGAGCCAAAGGATACAAGACCTTTGGACGAGTCAGAGACGACTCTGGTCCTAGTCCTGGTGTTGGACACTAA